From the genome of Vicia villosa cultivar HV-30 ecotype Madison, WI linkage group LG2, Vvil1.0, whole genome shotgun sequence, one region includes:
- the LOC131646644 gene encoding uncharacterized protein LOC131646644 isoform X2, translating to MEEDVFGIEHQETIGMEDFEQIFEHTQLGLGVIDTYIRFLYEKLMHPSGLRQRFAFLAPFNTNLGLIISKPDEVMAYVLNRFMTTINSEKLFFLPFNTGNGGHWLLVAINPIREVVYFLDSLHNPVSTYEAMKELVDTAIQVFRAQRGSQVPKSKANNITWIRVEYFDDFKCATYSRSKLDELKEEWCQFMIELKVV from the exons ATGGAGGAAGATGTGTTTGGTATTGAGCATCAAGAAACAATTGGTATGGAGGATTTTGAACAAATTTTTGAACATACGCAATTAGGCCTCGGTGTTATTGATACATACATAAG GTTTTTGTATGAAAAATTGATGCACCCGAGTGGATTGAGGCAAAGATTCGCTTTCTTAGCTCCCTTCAATACCAACTTAGGGTTGATCATATCTAAACCGGATGAAGTCATGGCGTATGTACTCAACCGTTTTATGACCACCATAAATTCAGAAAAGTTATTCTTTTTACCGTTTAATACCGGCAACGG TGGACATTGGTTGTTGGTCGCGATTAATCCTATCagagaagttgtatattttctgGATTCCTTACACAATCCAGTTAGTACATACGAAGCTATGAAGGAGTTGgttgatac CGCTATACAAGTTTTTCGAGCACAAAGAGGAAGTCAAGTACCAAAGAGTAAAGCCAACAACATCACATGGATTCGAGTGGag tactttgatgacttcaaGTGTGCTACTTACTCAAGATCTAAGTTGGATGAACTTAAGGAGGAATGGTGTCAATTCATGATTGAGTTGAAAGTTGTATAG
- the LOC131646644 gene encoding uncharacterized protein LOC131646644 isoform X1, translated as MEEDVFGIEHQETIGMEDFEQIFEHTQLGLGVIDTYIRFLYEKLMHPSGLRQRFAFLAPFNTNLGLIISKPDEVMAYVLNRFMTTINSEKLFFLPFNTGNGGHWLLVAINPIREVVYFLDSLHNPVSTYEAMKELVDTAIQVFRAQRGSQVPKSKANNITWIRVECPGQRNEVDCGFYMLQFMKEILLSKQIEIPSKYFDDFKCATYSRSKLDELKEEWCQFMIELKVV; from the exons ATGGAGGAAGATGTGTTTGGTATTGAGCATCAAGAAACAATTGGTATGGAGGATTTTGAACAAATTTTTGAACATACGCAATTAGGCCTCGGTGTTATTGATACATACATAAG GTTTTTGTATGAAAAATTGATGCACCCGAGTGGATTGAGGCAAAGATTCGCTTTCTTAGCTCCCTTCAATACCAACTTAGGGTTGATCATATCTAAACCGGATGAAGTCATGGCGTATGTACTCAACCGTTTTATGACCACCATAAATTCAGAAAAGTTATTCTTTTTACCGTTTAATACCGGCAACGG TGGACATTGGTTGTTGGTCGCGATTAATCCTATCagagaagttgtatattttctgGATTCCTTACACAATCCAGTTAGTACATACGAAGCTATGAAGGAGTTGgttgatac CGCTATACAAGTTTTTCGAGCACAAAGAGGAAGTCAAGTACCAAAGAGTAAAGCCAACAACATCACATGGATTCGAGTGGag TGTCCTGGGCAGCGTAATGAAGTAGATTGCGGTTTTTACATGTTgcagtttatgaaagaaattcttCTTTCGAAACAAATAGAGATTCCGTCCAAG tactttgatgacttcaaGTGTGCTACTTACTCAAGATCTAAGTTGGATGAACTTAAGGAGGAATGGTGTCAATTCATGATTGAGTTGAAAGTTGTATAG